One segment of Primulina tabacum isolate GXHZ01 chromosome 6, ASM2559414v2, whole genome shotgun sequence DNA contains the following:
- the LOC142548188 gene encoding alpha-1,3-arabinosyltransferase XAT3-like: MNDQVIAKGLTLYYNCKRIRHLSCAILFMFTIGICSTFRLHLLPSTPVGNLGVNLPLPTNATIETSEPTEFPEVETKTPPEPICRILKADADADYCEMEGDIRIEGNSSTIFLATSTQKIAGNSTISWSIQPYPRRGIEGVKKWNVKIVGINVNIPKCTENHESPAVLFSTGGYSDNPYHAFADLILPLYTTSFDFKRDVLFLASDYQSSWLSKYHELLEKFTRHEIIDIDIQKQVHCYRKLVAGLNFEKHFIITRSGLSMSNFRRLIRETYSLERIQAMSTRNITSEGDNLTRSRPRIMIIKRKGTRILMNHGEVSRAASEVGFDIVLAEPERWKNLSRFARLVNSCDVLMGIHGAGLANMIFLPENAVVIQVVPFGSLRWLADATFGNPSVYMKLKYLEYEIGENESSLSSKYSSEDPVLKDPSSIIRKGWDELSSIYLQNQNVTIDIGRFESTLVEALQLLSH; this comes from the exons ATGAATGATCAAGTCATTGCAAAAGGTCTCACTCTGTACTACAATTGCAAACGAATCAGACACCTGAGTTGTGCAATATTATTCATGTTCACAATTGGCATTTGCTCAACTTTCAGGCTTCATTTGCTTCCCTCCACGCCTG TTGGTAATCTTGGTGTCAACTTGCCATTGCCAACGAATGCTACGATTGAAACTTCCGAGCCAACAG AATTTCCAGAAGTTGAAACAAAAACACCGCCGGAGCCGATATGCAGAATCTTAAAGGCAGATGCAGATGCGGATTATTGTGAGATGGAAGGAGATATAAGGATTGAAGGCAATTCCTCCACCATATTCCTTGCAACATCTACCCAAAAAATCGCCGGAAATTCGACTATTTCATGGAGTATACAGCCTTACCCGAGAAGGGGAATTGAGGGTGTCAAGAAATGGAATGTAAAAATTGTAGGAATCAACGTTAACATTCCCAAGTGTACCGAAAATCATGAATCTCCTGCCGTACTCTTCTCAACTGGTGGATATTCAGATAACCCTTACCATGCTTTTGCGGATTTGATACTTCCTTTGTATACAACTTCATTTGATTTCAAGAGGGATGTGCTGTTTCTGGCGAGTGATTACCAGTCTTCGTGGCTGTCGAAATACCATGAATTACTCGAAAAGTTCACTAGACATGAGATTATAGACATTGACATACAGAAACAAGTACACTGCTATAGAAAATTGGTTGCTGGCCTGAACTTTGAAAAACACTTCATAATCACTCGATCTGGTCTCTCAATGAGCAACTTCAGACGACTAATTAGAGAAACATATTCCTTGGAGAGAATACAGGCTATGTCTACTCGTAACATAACAAGTGAGGGAGATAACTTGACAAGGTCGAGGCCACGTATCATGATCATAAAGAGGAAAGGAACACGAATCTTGATGAACCATGGTGAAGTCTCTCGAGCAGCAAGTGAAGTCGGCTTCGATATCGTTTTAGCAGAACCAGAAAGATGGAAGAATTTATCAAGATTTGCACGTCTTGTGAATTCTTGCGACGTGCTGATGGGAATACATGGAGCTGGTTTAGCCAACATGATTTTCTTGCCAGAAAATGCCGTCGTAATTCAAGTGGTTCCCTTCGGGTCATTACGATGGCTTGCTGATGCTACTTTTGGAAACCCTTCCGTTTATATGAAGTTAAAGTACTTGGAATATGAGATAGGAGAGAACGAGAGTTCCTTGAGTTCGAAATATTCAAGCGAAGATCCAGTTTTGAAAGATCCATCATCCATTATTAGAAAGGGATGGGATGAACTGAGTTCCATTTACTTGCAAAATCAGAATGTTACCATTGACATTGGCAGGTTCGAAAGTACATTAGTTGAGGCACTCCAGCTTTTAAGTCATTGA